The Bacillus marinisedimentorum DNA segment AATCAGCTGATAATATTCCTGATTGTTTTCACTCCATTTTTCTTCCTGTTCCAAAAAAGGTGTGATAAAGGCCAGCTTAAGATCAGGATACTCGTCTTTCAGCCCGATTACAGTTTCGCCTGCCCACAGTTCCACTCCAAGCTGGCCGGTGATGATCACCCATTCCAGTCCTTCATCTGCAAGGGACCGGATCCGCTTTTCCAGTGTTTTCTTTATGTATGGAAGACCTGGATGCTCATCGCTGAAAATACCAAGTTCATGCGCCTTATATCCGGTGACAGCTGCAACTTTTGCCATAATCGACCTCCCTTGTCCATTCAATCCGCCAAAAAAGAACTGACCGGCTCCGCCGAATCAGTTCTCAAATTCTGAAGTCACCTTCCCGGCATAAATGGCATCGGGCCGGGACCACAGTTGAAATGCTGATGTGATACATCTGACACTTGCGACTCCGTATGCGGGTAATAATGAAGGTGCTTATACAT contains these protein-coding regions:
- a CDS encoding DUF1273 domain-containing protein — encoded protein: MAKVAAVTGYKAHELGIFSDEHPGLPYIKKTLEKRIRSLADEGLEWVIITGQLGVELWAGETVIGLKDEYPDLKLAFITPFLEQEEKWSENNQEYYQLIQSQADFTDSITRRKYENPGQFQLKNDFLVHKCDMILVLYDEERGGSPGYIVEAARKMREEKPGPELMFITPFDIDETIRDEQENNPDFWNG
- a CDS encoding CotD family spore coat protein translates to MRPIVYPTKCCEHHTNQTFHVPHIHPSHTANINHQMYKHLHYYPHTESQVSDVSHQHFNCGPGPMPFMPGR